A window of Exiguobacterium sp. FSL W8-0210 contains these coding sequences:
- the murD gene encoding UDP-N-acetylmuramoyl-L-alanine--D-glutamate ligase: MEQRQWNDQKVLVLGTAKSGIAAARYLASVGAEVTVNDGKTPSESDQATLASLDVKTVYGEHPLTLLDDIDLIVKNPGIPYHIDLLQEALRRGIPVWTEVELAYQATDATWIAITGSNGKTTTTTLVHELLKTGTRRVHLAGNIGFPAIEIACQAKQDDIIVIELSSFQLMGIEQFRPYTAAFLNLSPAHLDYHGDFESYGEAKARIFKNMKETDRLVLNADDASVNALGKTAEVTPLLFSRRQSAYAEIMNETLTINGTSILPVSELALGGGHNVENVLAALTLVEPFNLALSDVQHVLRTFGGVEHRTQFVGEIAGRKVYNDSKATNNVATEAALSGFTAPIIWLCGGLERGADLTPLLDSMKHVKHVIGLGETGHRFGTLASENGYASTVVEAMDEAVKVAFEVSRPGDIILLSPASASWDQYKTYEERGDHFVRAVHEVGGTTV, encoded by the coding sequence ATGGAACAACGACAATGGAATGATCAAAAAGTGCTCGTTCTCGGAACGGCGAAAAGTGGAATCGCAGCAGCTCGGTATTTAGCGAGTGTTGGTGCAGAGGTAACGGTCAATGACGGGAAAACGCCGTCCGAGAGTGATCAAGCGACGCTTGCTTCGCTCGACGTTAAGACGGTCTACGGTGAGCACCCGCTCACACTACTCGACGACATTGATTTGATCGTCAAGAATCCAGGGATTCCGTATCACATCGATCTGCTACAAGAAGCCTTGCGACGCGGTATTCCGGTTTGGACAGAGGTAGAGCTGGCATATCAAGCAACCGATGCGACGTGGATTGCCATCACAGGATCGAACGGGAAAACGACGACGACGACGCTTGTCCATGAATTGTTGAAAACCGGTACGCGGCGTGTACATTTGGCAGGAAACATTGGATTCCCGGCAATTGAAATCGCATGTCAGGCGAAACAGGACGATATCATCGTCATTGAATTATCAAGTTTTCAATTGATGGGGATCGAGCAGTTCCGACCATATACGGCAGCATTTTTGAATTTATCACCAGCACATCTGGATTATCATGGTGATTTTGAATCGTATGGCGAAGCGAAAGCCCGGATCTTTAAGAACATGAAAGAAACGGATCGTCTTGTCTTGAATGCCGATGATGCGTCCGTCAATGCACTCGGAAAGACAGCTGAAGTAACGCCACTCTTGTTCTCTCGTCGTCAATCGGCGTATGCAGAAATCATGAACGAGACGTTGACAATCAATGGGACGAGTATCTTACCTGTTAGTGAACTAGCTCTCGGTGGTGGGCATAATGTCGAGAACGTTCTCGCAGCCTTAACACTCGTCGAACCGTTTAACTTAGCATTATCTGACGTTCAACACGTTCTACGAACGTTTGGTGGTGTAGAGCACCGGACACAGTTCGTCGGTGAAATTGCTGGCCGAAAAGTTTACAACGACTCAAAAGCAACGAATAATGTGGCAACAGAAGCGGCGTTGTCTGGATTTACGGCACCCATCATCTGGTTATGTGGCGGACTCGAGCGTGGAGCGGATTTGACACCGTTACTCGATTCAATGAAGCATGTCAAACATGTCATCGGACTGGGGGAGACGGGTCATCGATTCGGAACGCTTGCGTCAGAAAATGGCTATGCGTCGACCGTCGTTGAGGCGATGGATGAAGCCGTGAAAGTAGCGTTTGAAGTGTCACGACCCGGCGACATCATTCTTCTATCACCAGCATCTGCAAGTTGGGATCAATACAAGACATATGAAGAGCGCGGCGATCATTTCGTTCGTGCCGTACATGAAGTAGGAGGAACAACAGTATGA
- the mraY gene encoding phospho-N-acetylmuramoyl-pentapeptide-transferase, with protein sequence MITLFISLILAFLVVLLVMPKAIPFLHQLKFGQEIREEGPQWHQVKSGTPTMGGIVILVAMIVSVFGAVVMGDLSTTQLSLLFLTLAYGVIGFIDDYIKVVKKRNLGLNSKQKLIGQIVVGLLFVWLSGGFTSEATYLSIPFTDFELDFGIVYPFVALFWLVGFSNAVNLTDGLDGLVSFTAIPTFLFFGSYSWFIADEIGAACFAFSAVGALIGFLLFNAHPAKIFMGDTGSLALGAALAGLSIVLKLELLLVLIGIVFVVETLSVILQVISFKTTGKRIFKMSPIHHHFEMVGWSEWRIVGTFAGISCLMAFIAYLFV encoded by the coding sequence ATGATCACATTATTCATCAGTCTTATTCTTGCATTTCTTGTTGTACTACTCGTCATGCCAAAGGCGATTCCATTTCTACACCAATTGAAGTTCGGTCAGGAAATTCGGGAAGAAGGACCGCAATGGCATCAGGTCAAATCCGGAACACCGACGATGGGTGGAATCGTCATTCTTGTCGCGATGATCGTCAGCGTTTTCGGTGCAGTCGTCATGGGAGATCTATCGACGACACAATTATCGTTACTGTTTTTAACACTTGCTTATGGTGTCATCGGCTTCATTGATGATTACATCAAAGTCGTCAAGAAACGTAATCTTGGTCTGAATTCGAAACAAAAATTAATTGGACAAATCGTCGTCGGATTGTTATTCGTCTGGTTGAGTGGTGGATTTACGAGTGAGGCGACGTATCTATCGATTCCATTTACCGATTTTGAGCTTGATTTCGGTATCGTCTATCCGTTTGTTGCCTTGTTCTGGTTAGTTGGCTTCTCAAATGCAGTCAACTTGACGGATGGATTGGACGGTCTCGTATCATTCACAGCGATTCCAACATTCTTGTTCTTCGGATCATACAGTTGGTTTATCGCAGATGAAATAGGCGCTGCTTGTTTTGCTTTCTCAGCAGTCGGTGCATTGATCGGATTCCTGTTATTCAATGCGCACCCAGCGAAGATCTTCATGGGAGATACAGGTTCACTTGCACTCGGTGCTGCACTAGCAGGTCTATCGATTGTCTTAAAACTGGAATTACTACTCGTCTTAATCGGTATCGTGTTCGTTGTCGAGACATTATCCGTCATTCTACAAGTCATTTCCTTTAAGACGACAGGAAAACGAATTTTCAAAATGAGCCCGATTCATCACCACTTCGAAATGGTCGGTTGGAGCGAATGGCGGATCGTCGGTACATTCGCAGGAATCAGCTGTTTGATGGCATTCATCGCCTATCTATTCGTGTAA